A genomic segment from Microtus pennsylvanicus isolate mMicPen1 chromosome 21, mMicPen1.hap1, whole genome shotgun sequence encodes:
- the Ift172 gene encoding intraflagellar transport protein 172 homolog isoform X1, giving the protein MQLKHLRTLLSPQDGAAKVTCMAWSQNNAKFAVCTVDRVVLLYDEHGERRDKFSTKPADMKYGRKSYMVKGMAFSPDSTKIAIGQTDNIIYVYKIGEDWGDKKVICNKFIQTSAVTCLQWPAEYIIVFGLAEGKVRLANTKTNKSSTIYGTDSYVVALTTNCSGKGILSGHADGTIVRYFFDDEGSGESQGKLVNHPCPPYALAWATNSIVAAGCDRRIVAYGKEGHVLQTFDYSRDPQEREFTTAAASPGGQSVVLGSYDRLRVFNWSPRRSIWEEAKPKEIANLYTITALAWKRDGSRLCAGTLCGGVEQFDCCLRRSIYKNKFELTYVGPSQVIVKNLSSGTRVVLKSHYGYEVEEVKILGKERYLVAHTSDTLLLGDLNTNRLSEIAWQGSGGNEKYFFENENVCMIFNAGELTLVEYGSNDSLGSVRTEFMNPHLISVRINERCQRGMEDNKKLAYLVDIKTIAIVDLIGGYNIGTISHENRVDWLELNETGHKLLFRDRKLRLHLYDIESCSKTMILNFCSYVQWVPGSDVLVAQNRNSLCVWYNIEAPERVTMSSIRGDVVGLERGGGKTEVMVTEGVTTVAYTLDEGLIEFGTAIDDGNYTRATAFLETLEMTPETEAMWKTLSRLALEARQLHTAERCFSALGHVAKARFLHETNEIADQVSREYGGEGTDFYQVRARLAMLEKNYKLAEMIFLEQNAVEEAMDMYQELHRWDECIAVAEAKGHPALEKLRRDYYQWLMDTQQEERAGELQESQGDGLAAISLYLKAGLPAKAARLVLTREELLANTELVEHITMALIKGELYERAGDLFEKIRNPQRALECYCKGNAFMKAVELARLAFPVEVVRLEEAWGDYLVQQKQLDAAINHYIEARCSIKAIEAALGARQWKKAIYILDLQDRNTASKYYPRVAQHYASLQEYEIAEELYTKGDRTKDAIDMYTQAGRWEQAHKLAMKCMRPEDVSVLYITQAQEMEKQGKYREAERLYVTVEEPDLAITMFKKHKLYDDMIRLVGKHHPDLLSDTHLHLGKELEAEGRLQEAEYHYLEAQEWKATVNMYRSSGLWEEAYRVAKAHGGANAHKHVAYLWAKSLGGEAAVRLLNKLGLLEAAIDHAADNCSFEFAFELSRLALKHKTPEIHLRYAMYLEDEGKFEEAEAEFIRAGKPKEAVLMFVHNQDWEAAQRVAEAHDPDSVAEVLVGQARGALEEKDFQKAEGLLLRAQRPGLALNYYKEAGLWSDALRICKDYVPGQLEALQEEYEREATKKGGRGVEGLVEQARQWEQAGEYGRAVDCYLKVRDSGSGGLTEKCWMKAAELSIKFLPPQRTLEVVRAVGPQLIGIGKHSAAAELYLNLDLVKEAIDAFIEGEEWNKAKRVAKELDPRYEDYVDQHYKEFLKNQGKVDSLVGVDVVAALDLYVEQGQWDKCIETATKQNYKILHKYVALYATHLIREGGYAQALALYVQHGAPANPQNFNIYKRIFTDMVSSPGTNNAEAYHSWADLRDVLFNLCENLVKSSEANSAAHEEFEMMLLIAHYYATRSAAQSIKQLETVAARLSVSLLRHTQLLPADKAFYEAGTAAKEVGWENMAFIFLNRFLDLTDAIEEGTLDALDHSDFQDTDIPFEVPLPAKQHVPEAQREEVRDWVLTVSMDQRLEQVLPRDERGVYEASLVAASTGVRALPCLITGYPILRNKIEFKRPGKAANKDNWNKFLMAIKTSHSPVCQDVLKFISQWCGGLPSTSFSFQ; this is encoded by the exons ATGCAGTTGAAGCACCTGAGGACCCTGCTGAGCCCTCAG GATGGAGCTGCGAAGGTGACTTGTATGGCCTGGTCCCAGAACAACGCTAAATTTGCTGTCTGCACAGTGGACCGAGTGGTATTGCTGTACGATGAGCATGGGGAGCGGAGAGACAAGTTCTCCACCAAGCCAGCTGACATGAAG TATGGCAGGAAGAGCTACATGGTAAAGGGCATGGCTTTCTCTCCTGATTCCACTAAAATTGCCATCGGACAGACTGACAACATCATCTATGTCTACAAGATTGGAGAAGactg GGGTGACAAGAAGGTCATCTGTAACAAGTTCATCCAGACG AGTGCTGTCACCTGTCTACAGTGGCCTGCAGAGTACATTATTGTCTTCGGACTGGCTGAAGGCAAG GTTCGCTTAGCAAACACTAAAACTAACAAGTCGTCTACCATCTATGGGACGGACTCGTATGTGGTGGCGCTGACAACCAA TTGCTCTGGGAAAGGCATCCTCTCAGGTCACGCAGACGGCACCATCGTCAGGTATTTCTTCGATGATGAAGGCTCCGGAGAGTCACAG GGGAAGTTGGTTAACCACCCATGCCCACCGTATGCCTTGGCTTGGGCAACCAACAGCATTGTGGCAGCAGGCTGTGATCGGAGGATTGTGGCCTATGGAAAGGAAGGCCACGTGCTACAGACTTTCGACTACAGCCGTGACCCTCAGGAGCGTGAATTCACCACAGCTGCGGCAAGTCCTGGAGGCCAGTCTGTCGTGCTAGGAAGCTACGACAG ACTCCGGGTGTTCAACTGGAGTCCTCGAAGAAGCATCTGGGAAGAGGCCAAGCCCAAGGAGATTGCTAACTTATACACCATCACAGCCTTGGCGTGGAAGCGGGACGGCTCCCGGCTCTGTGCG gGCACCCTCTGTGGTGGGGTGGAACAGTTTGACTGCTGCCTCCGAAGGAGTATTTACAAGAACAAGTTTGAGCTGACGTATGTGGGACCCAGCCAG GTGATAGTGAAGAACCTGTCTTCAGGGACCAGGGTGGTGCTCAAGTCCCACTATGGCTATGAGGTAGAAGAGGTGAAGATCCTGGGGAAGGAACGGtacttggtggctcacacatcGGATACGCTGCTGCTCGGAGACTTGAACACCAATCGCCTCAGTGAG ATAGCCTGGCAGGGATCTGGTGGCAATGagaaatatttctttgaaaacGAGAAT GTGTGCATGATCTTCAATGCTGGAGAGCTTACCCTGGTGGAATATGGGAGTAATGACTCCTTGGGTTCTGTACGCACTGAATTCATGAACCCTCACCTCATCAG CGTCCGTATCAACGAGAGGTGCCAGCGAGGAATGGAAGATAATAAGAAACTGGCTTATCTTGTTGATATTAAGACTATTGCTATAG TGGATCTGATTGGCGGCTACAACATTGGTACTATCAGTCACGAGAACCGTGTGGATTGGCTGGAACTTAATGAGACTGGGCACAAGCTTCTCTTCAGGGATCGGAAACTTCGT TTGCATCTATATGATATTGAAAGCTGCTCCAAGACAATGATCCTCAACTTCTGCTCCTACGTGCAGTGGGTTCCCGGGAGCGATGTGCTGGTAGCCCAGAACCGAAACAGCTTGTGTGTGTGGTACAACATTGAGGCACCCGAGAGAGTCACCATGTCCTCTATCAGG GGTGACGTTGTAGGTCTGGAGCGAGGTGGAGGGAAGACAGAGGTGATGGTGACCGAAGGGGTGACGACTGTGGCCTACACCCTGGACGAGGGCCTGATTGAGTTTGGAACAGCCATCGATGATGGCAACTACACCCG ggCAACAGCCTTCTTGGAGACCCTGGAGATGACCCCAGAAACAGAGGCAATGTGGAAAACCTTGAGCAGACTGGCCCTGGAGGCAAGGCAGCTCCACACTGCTGAGAG GTGCTTTTCTGCTCTGGGTCACGTGGCAAAAGCTCGATTCCTGCATGAGACCAATGAGATTGCAGATCAGGTGTCCAGGGAATAT GGTGGAGAAGGAACTGACTTCTATCAGGTCCGAGCACGATTGGCCATGCTGGAAAAGAACTACAAACTGGCAGAGATGATCTTCTTGGAACAG AATGCTGTGGAGGAGGCCATGGACATGTACCAGGAGCTGCACCGCTGGGATGAGTGTATCGCTGTAGCTGAGGCCAAG GGACACCCAGCCCTGGAGAAGCTGCGCAGGGATTACTATCAATGGTTAATGGACACACAACAAGAGGAGCGAGCAGGTGAACTGCAGGAGAGTCAAGGGGATGGGCTGGCAGCCATCAGCCTCTACCTCAAGGCCGGGCTCCCTGCCAAAGCTGCACGGCTGGTGCTGACCCGCGAGGAGCTGCTGGCCAACACGGAGCTGGTAGAACATATCACCATGGCCCTCATCAAGGGGGAGCTCTACGAAAGG GCCGGTGATCTCTTTGAGAAGATTAGAAACCCACAGCGGGCCCTTGAGTGCTACTGTAAAGGCAATGCATTCATGAAAG CGGTTGAGCTGGCACGACTGGCTTTCCCAGTGGAGGTTGTGAGGCTGGAGGAGGCCTGGGGGGACTACCTGGTgcagcagaagcagctggatGCGGCCATCAACCACTACATTGAAGCCAG GTGCTCCATTAAAGCAATTGAGGCTGCTCTGGGTGCCCGCCAGTGGAAGAAGGCAATTTATATATTAGATCTCCAGGACCGAAACACTGCGTCTAAATACTATCCTCGTGTGGCCCAGCACTATGCGTCTCTGCAGGAGTATGAG ATTGCTGAGGAGCTCTACACCAAAGGAGACCGGACCAAAGATGCTATAGACATGTACACCCAGGCTGGCCGCTGGGAGCAAGCCCACAAG CTGGCAATGAAGTGCATGCGGCCAGAGGACGTGTCCGTGCTGTACATCACCCAGGCCCAGGAAATGGAGAAGCAGGGCAAGTACCGAGAGGCTGAGAG GCTGTATGTGACAGTGGAGGAGCCTGATCTTGCCATCACCATGTTCAAAAAGCACAAGTTGTATGACGATATGATCCGCCTGGTAGGGAAGCACCATCCAGATCTactcagtgacacacaccttcacctGGGCAAG gagctggaggcagaaggcCGACTGCAGGAGGCTGAGTATCACTACCTTGAGGCCCAGGAATGGAAGGCAACTGTGAACATGTACCGGTCCAGTGGGCTCTGGGAGGAGGCCTACCGG GTGGCCAAAGCCCATGGAGGAGCCAACGCCCACAAACACGTGGCCTATCTGTGGGCGAAGAGTCTGGGAGGAGAGGCTGCAGTTAGACTGCTTAACAAGTTGGGGCTTCTAGAGGCTGCCATTGACCACGCTGCTGACAACTG CTCCTTTGAATTTGCCTTTGAACTCTCTCGGCTAGCCCTCAAGCACAAAACCCCAGAAATTCATCTCAGATATGCCATGTACTTGGAGGATGAG GGCAAAtttgaagaggctgaagcagaattCATCAGAGCTGGTAAACCCAAAGAGGCAGTCCTCAT GTTTGTCCACAACCAGGATTGGGAGGCAGCTCAGCGTGTGGCTGAGGCCCATGATCCTGACAGTGTTGCTGAGGTACTGGTAGGTCAGGCCCGTGGGGCCTTGGAGGAGAAGGACTTTCAGAAGGCAGAAGGGTTGCTGCTTCGGGCCCAGAGACCAGGCCTGGCTCTCAATTATTATAAG GAGGCTGGGCTCTGGAGCGACGCTCTGCGGATCTGCAAGGACTACGTGCCTGGCCAGCTAGAGGCCCTGCAGGAAGAGTATGAGCGAGAAGCCACCAAGAAGGGGGGAAG AGGTGTGGAGGGACTTGTAGAGCAAGCACGGCAGTGGGAGCAGGCTGGAGAGTACGGCCGTGCGGTGGACTGCTACCTCAAAGTCCGAGACTCAGGGAGCGGTGGCCTGACAGAGAAGTGCTGGATGAAG GCGGCGGAACTGTCCAtcaagtttctgcctccccagcgcaCCCTGGAAGTAGTTCGGGCTGTAGGTCCCCAGCTGATTGGAATTGGAAAGCACAGTGCG GCTGCAGAACTCTATCTGAACCTGGACCTCGTCAAAGAAGCGATAGATGCTTTCATTGAGGGTGAAGAATGGAACAAGGCCAAACGCGTAGCCAAAGAGTTAGACCCGCG GTATGAAGACTATGTGGACCAGCACTATAAGGAATTCCTGAAGAACCAGGGCAAAGTGGATTCG CTGGTGGGTGTGGACGTAGTAGCTGCCTTGGACCTGTATGTGGAGCAGGGTCAGTGGGACAAGTGCATTGAAACAGCTACCAAGCAG AACTACAAGATTCTGCACAAGTACGTGGCTCTGTATGCAACTCATCTGATCCGAGAGGGTGGCTATGCCCAGGCTCTGGCTCTCTATGTGCAGCACGGAGCCCCTGCTAACCCACAG AACTTCAACATCTACAAAAGGATCTTCACTGACATGGTTAGCTCTCCTGGGACCAACAATGCGGAAGCCTACCATAGCTGGGCTGATCTTCGGGATGTCCTCTTTAACTTG TGTGAAAATCTGGTGAAGTCCAGCGAAGCAAACTCGGCAGCCCACGAGGAGTTTGAGATGATGCTGCTGATCGCTCATTACTATGCAACACGCTCTGCGGCCCAGAGCATCAAACAGCTG GAAACCGTAGCTGCCAGGCTCTCCGTCTCACTCCTGCGCCACACCCAGCTGTTACCTGCAGACAAGGCCTTTTATGAAGCAGGTACTGCTGCCAAG GAAGTTGGCTGGGAAAACATGGCTTTCATTTTCCTCAACCGATTTCTGGATCTGACTGAC GCAATTGAGGAAGGGACTCTGGACGCTCTGGACCATTCAGATTTCCAGGACACAGACATCCCCTTTGAGGTGCCACTCCCGGCCAAGCAGCATGTACCG GAGGCCCAGAGAGAAGAGGTTCGAGACTGGGTGCTCACAGTCTCGATGGATCAGAGGCTGGAGCAGGTTCTGCCCCGGGATGAGCGCGGTGTCTATGAGGCTTCCCTGGTAGCAGCGAGCACTGGGGTTCGAGCCCTGCCCTGCCTCATTACAG GTTACCCCATTCTGAGGAACAAAATTGAATTTAAGCGACCAGGGAAGGCTGCTAACAAAGACAACTGGAACAAGTTTCTCATGGCCATCAAG ACCTCCCACAGCCCAGTGTGCCAGGATGTACTCAAATTCATCAGCCAGTGGTGTGGGGGGCTCCCCAGCACCAGCTTTTCTTTTCAGTGA
- the Ift172 gene encoding intraflagellar transport protein 172 homolog isoform X2 produces MQLKHLRTLLSPQGTLCGGVEQFDCCLRRSIYKNKFELTYVGPSQVIVKNLSSGTRVVLKSHYGYEVEEVKILGKERYLVAHTSDTLLLGDLNTNRLSEIAWQGSGGNEKYFFENENVCMIFNAGELTLVEYGSNDSLGSVRTEFMNPHLISVRINERCQRGMEDNKKLAYLVDIKTIAIVDLIGGYNIGTISHENRVDWLELNETGHKLLFRDRKLRLHLYDIESCSKTMILNFCSYVQWVPGSDVLVAQNRNSLCVWYNIEAPERVTMSSIRGDVVGLERGGGKTEVMVTEGVTTVAYTLDEGLIEFGTAIDDGNYTRATAFLETLEMTPETEAMWKTLSRLALEARQLHTAERCFSALGHVAKARFLHETNEIADQVSREYGGEGTDFYQVRARLAMLEKNYKLAEMIFLEQNAVEEAMDMYQELHRWDECIAVAEAKGHPALEKLRRDYYQWLMDTQQEERAGELQESQGDGLAAISLYLKAGLPAKAARLVLTREELLANTELVEHITMALIKGELYERAGDLFEKIRNPQRALECYCKGNAFMKAVELARLAFPVEVVRLEEAWGDYLVQQKQLDAAINHYIEARCSIKAIEAALGARQWKKAIYILDLQDRNTASKYYPRVAQHYASLQEYEIAEELYTKGDRTKDAIDMYTQAGRWEQAHKLAMKCMRPEDVSVLYITQAQEMEKQGKYREAERLYVTVEEPDLAITMFKKHKLYDDMIRLVGKHHPDLLSDTHLHLGKELEAEGRLQEAEYHYLEAQEWKATVNMYRSSGLWEEAYRVAKAHGGANAHKHVAYLWAKSLGGEAAVRLLNKLGLLEAAIDHAADNCSFEFAFELSRLALKHKTPEIHLRYAMYLEDEGKFEEAEAEFIRAGKPKEAVLMFVHNQDWEAAQRVAEAHDPDSVAEVLVGQARGALEEKDFQKAEGLLLRAQRPGLALNYYKEAGLWSDALRICKDYVPGQLEALQEEYEREATKKGGRGVEGLVEQARQWEQAGEYGRAVDCYLKVRDSGSGGLTEKCWMKAAELSIKFLPPQRTLEVVRAVGPQLIGIGKHSAAAELYLNLDLVKEAIDAFIEGEEWNKAKRVAKELDPRYEDYVDQHYKEFLKNQGKVDSLVGVDVVAALDLYVEQGQWDKCIETATKQNYKILHKYVALYATHLIREGGYAQALALYVQHGAPANPQNFNIYKRIFTDMVSSPGTNNAEAYHSWADLRDVLFNLCENLVKSSEANSAAHEEFEMMLLIAHYYATRSAAQSIKQLETVAARLSVSLLRHTQLLPADKAFYEAGTAAKEVGWENMAFIFLNRFLDLTDAIEEGTLDALDHSDFQDTDIPFEVPLPAKQHVPEAQREEVRDWVLTVSMDQRLEQVLPRDERGVYEASLVAASTGVRALPCLITGYPILRNKIEFKRPGKAANKDNWNKFLMAIKTSHSPVCQDVLKFISQWCGGLPSTSFSFQ; encoded by the exons ATGCAGTTGAAGCACCTGAGGACCCTGCTGAGCCCTCAG gGCACCCTCTGTGGTGGGGTGGAACAGTTTGACTGCTGCCTCCGAAGGAGTATTTACAAGAACAAGTTTGAGCTGACGTATGTGGGACCCAGCCAG GTGATAGTGAAGAACCTGTCTTCAGGGACCAGGGTGGTGCTCAAGTCCCACTATGGCTATGAGGTAGAAGAGGTGAAGATCCTGGGGAAGGAACGGtacttggtggctcacacatcGGATACGCTGCTGCTCGGAGACTTGAACACCAATCGCCTCAGTGAG ATAGCCTGGCAGGGATCTGGTGGCAATGagaaatatttctttgaaaacGAGAAT GTGTGCATGATCTTCAATGCTGGAGAGCTTACCCTGGTGGAATATGGGAGTAATGACTCCTTGGGTTCTGTACGCACTGAATTCATGAACCCTCACCTCATCAG CGTCCGTATCAACGAGAGGTGCCAGCGAGGAATGGAAGATAATAAGAAACTGGCTTATCTTGTTGATATTAAGACTATTGCTATAG TGGATCTGATTGGCGGCTACAACATTGGTACTATCAGTCACGAGAACCGTGTGGATTGGCTGGAACTTAATGAGACTGGGCACAAGCTTCTCTTCAGGGATCGGAAACTTCGT TTGCATCTATATGATATTGAAAGCTGCTCCAAGACAATGATCCTCAACTTCTGCTCCTACGTGCAGTGGGTTCCCGGGAGCGATGTGCTGGTAGCCCAGAACCGAAACAGCTTGTGTGTGTGGTACAACATTGAGGCACCCGAGAGAGTCACCATGTCCTCTATCAGG GGTGACGTTGTAGGTCTGGAGCGAGGTGGAGGGAAGACAGAGGTGATGGTGACCGAAGGGGTGACGACTGTGGCCTACACCCTGGACGAGGGCCTGATTGAGTTTGGAACAGCCATCGATGATGGCAACTACACCCG ggCAACAGCCTTCTTGGAGACCCTGGAGATGACCCCAGAAACAGAGGCAATGTGGAAAACCTTGAGCAGACTGGCCCTGGAGGCAAGGCAGCTCCACACTGCTGAGAG GTGCTTTTCTGCTCTGGGTCACGTGGCAAAAGCTCGATTCCTGCATGAGACCAATGAGATTGCAGATCAGGTGTCCAGGGAATAT GGTGGAGAAGGAACTGACTTCTATCAGGTCCGAGCACGATTGGCCATGCTGGAAAAGAACTACAAACTGGCAGAGATGATCTTCTTGGAACAG AATGCTGTGGAGGAGGCCATGGACATGTACCAGGAGCTGCACCGCTGGGATGAGTGTATCGCTGTAGCTGAGGCCAAG GGACACCCAGCCCTGGAGAAGCTGCGCAGGGATTACTATCAATGGTTAATGGACACACAACAAGAGGAGCGAGCAGGTGAACTGCAGGAGAGTCAAGGGGATGGGCTGGCAGCCATCAGCCTCTACCTCAAGGCCGGGCTCCCTGCCAAAGCTGCACGGCTGGTGCTGACCCGCGAGGAGCTGCTGGCCAACACGGAGCTGGTAGAACATATCACCATGGCCCTCATCAAGGGGGAGCTCTACGAAAGG GCCGGTGATCTCTTTGAGAAGATTAGAAACCCACAGCGGGCCCTTGAGTGCTACTGTAAAGGCAATGCATTCATGAAAG CGGTTGAGCTGGCACGACTGGCTTTCCCAGTGGAGGTTGTGAGGCTGGAGGAGGCCTGGGGGGACTACCTGGTgcagcagaagcagctggatGCGGCCATCAACCACTACATTGAAGCCAG GTGCTCCATTAAAGCAATTGAGGCTGCTCTGGGTGCCCGCCAGTGGAAGAAGGCAATTTATATATTAGATCTCCAGGACCGAAACACTGCGTCTAAATACTATCCTCGTGTGGCCCAGCACTATGCGTCTCTGCAGGAGTATGAG ATTGCTGAGGAGCTCTACACCAAAGGAGACCGGACCAAAGATGCTATAGACATGTACACCCAGGCTGGCCGCTGGGAGCAAGCCCACAAG CTGGCAATGAAGTGCATGCGGCCAGAGGACGTGTCCGTGCTGTACATCACCCAGGCCCAGGAAATGGAGAAGCAGGGCAAGTACCGAGAGGCTGAGAG GCTGTATGTGACAGTGGAGGAGCCTGATCTTGCCATCACCATGTTCAAAAAGCACAAGTTGTATGACGATATGATCCGCCTGGTAGGGAAGCACCATCCAGATCTactcagtgacacacaccttcacctGGGCAAG gagctggaggcagaaggcCGACTGCAGGAGGCTGAGTATCACTACCTTGAGGCCCAGGAATGGAAGGCAACTGTGAACATGTACCGGTCCAGTGGGCTCTGGGAGGAGGCCTACCGG GTGGCCAAAGCCCATGGAGGAGCCAACGCCCACAAACACGTGGCCTATCTGTGGGCGAAGAGTCTGGGAGGAGAGGCTGCAGTTAGACTGCTTAACAAGTTGGGGCTTCTAGAGGCTGCCATTGACCACGCTGCTGACAACTG CTCCTTTGAATTTGCCTTTGAACTCTCTCGGCTAGCCCTCAAGCACAAAACCCCAGAAATTCATCTCAGATATGCCATGTACTTGGAGGATGAG GGCAAAtttgaagaggctgaagcagaattCATCAGAGCTGGTAAACCCAAAGAGGCAGTCCTCAT GTTTGTCCACAACCAGGATTGGGAGGCAGCTCAGCGTGTGGCTGAGGCCCATGATCCTGACAGTGTTGCTGAGGTACTGGTAGGTCAGGCCCGTGGGGCCTTGGAGGAGAAGGACTTTCAGAAGGCAGAAGGGTTGCTGCTTCGGGCCCAGAGACCAGGCCTGGCTCTCAATTATTATAAG GAGGCTGGGCTCTGGAGCGACGCTCTGCGGATCTGCAAGGACTACGTGCCTGGCCAGCTAGAGGCCCTGCAGGAAGAGTATGAGCGAGAAGCCACCAAGAAGGGGGGAAG AGGTGTGGAGGGACTTGTAGAGCAAGCACGGCAGTGGGAGCAGGCTGGAGAGTACGGCCGTGCGGTGGACTGCTACCTCAAAGTCCGAGACTCAGGGAGCGGTGGCCTGACAGAGAAGTGCTGGATGAAG GCGGCGGAACTGTCCAtcaagtttctgcctccccagcgcaCCCTGGAAGTAGTTCGGGCTGTAGGTCCCCAGCTGATTGGAATTGGAAAGCACAGTGCG GCTGCAGAACTCTATCTGAACCTGGACCTCGTCAAAGAAGCGATAGATGCTTTCATTGAGGGTGAAGAATGGAACAAGGCCAAACGCGTAGCCAAAGAGTTAGACCCGCG GTATGAAGACTATGTGGACCAGCACTATAAGGAATTCCTGAAGAACCAGGGCAAAGTGGATTCG CTGGTGGGTGTGGACGTAGTAGCTGCCTTGGACCTGTATGTGGAGCAGGGTCAGTGGGACAAGTGCATTGAAACAGCTACCAAGCAG AACTACAAGATTCTGCACAAGTACGTGGCTCTGTATGCAACTCATCTGATCCGAGAGGGTGGCTATGCCCAGGCTCTGGCTCTCTATGTGCAGCACGGAGCCCCTGCTAACCCACAG AACTTCAACATCTACAAAAGGATCTTCACTGACATGGTTAGCTCTCCTGGGACCAACAATGCGGAAGCCTACCATAGCTGGGCTGATCTTCGGGATGTCCTCTTTAACTTG TGTGAAAATCTGGTGAAGTCCAGCGAAGCAAACTCGGCAGCCCACGAGGAGTTTGAGATGATGCTGCTGATCGCTCATTACTATGCAACACGCTCTGCGGCCCAGAGCATCAAACAGCTG GAAACCGTAGCTGCCAGGCTCTCCGTCTCACTCCTGCGCCACACCCAGCTGTTACCTGCAGACAAGGCCTTTTATGAAGCAGGTACTGCTGCCAAG GAAGTTGGCTGGGAAAACATGGCTTTCATTTTCCTCAACCGATTTCTGGATCTGACTGAC GCAATTGAGGAAGGGACTCTGGACGCTCTGGACCATTCAGATTTCCAGGACACAGACATCCCCTTTGAGGTGCCACTCCCGGCCAAGCAGCATGTACCG GAGGCCCAGAGAGAAGAGGTTCGAGACTGGGTGCTCACAGTCTCGATGGATCAGAGGCTGGAGCAGGTTCTGCCCCGGGATGAGCGCGGTGTCTATGAGGCTTCCCTGGTAGCAGCGAGCACTGGGGTTCGAGCCCTGCCCTGCCTCATTACAG GTTACCCCATTCTGAGGAACAAAATTGAATTTAAGCGACCAGGGAAGGCTGCTAACAAAGACAACTGGAACAAGTTTCTCATGGCCATCAAG ACCTCCCACAGCCCAGTGTGCCAGGATGTACTCAAATTCATCAGCCAGTGGTGTGGGGGGCTCCCCAGCACCAGCTTTTCTTTTCAGTGA